Proteins found in one Thalassophryne amazonica chromosome 1, fThaAma1.1, whole genome shotgun sequence genomic segment:
- the timm21 gene encoding mitochondrial import inner membrane translocase subunit Tim21 isoform X4: MFYTQLLTTLQRTRYAVHTCILTQTAFHKRAQAPWPLLACFTQRQRGIYVDFSARNKSGAEHRGGGQKSVSRYERRAPKPSAGQKVKEAGRDFTYFMVVLIGLGVTGGLLYVVFHELFSSSSPNKIYGKAFDKVRLHPEVIGAFGEPIKCYGETTRRGRRQQVSHLEYLKDGVKHMRLRFYIEGAEPGLKGTVHSESKEKW; the protein is encoded by the exons ATGTTTTACACGCAGCTCCTCACAACGCTGCAGCGCACACGGTACGCTGTACACACCTGCATCCTAACTCAAACTGCTTTCCACAAGAGAGCCCAGGCTCCGTGGCCTCTTTTGGCATGTTTCACGCAGAGACAGCGGGGTATTTATGTGGATTTCTCGGCGAGAAACAAAAGCGGCGCAGAGCACAGGGGAGGTGGGCAGAAGTCAGTGTCCAGGTATGAAAGAAGAGCTCCAAAGCCTTCAGCTGGACAGAAAG TGAAGGAAGCTGGCAGAGACTTCACGTATTTCATGGTTGTTCTCATTGGGCTTGGAGTGACAG GTGGGTTGCTTTACGTGGTGTTCCATGAATTATTCTCATCCTCAAGTCCAAATAAAATCTACGGCAAAGCCTTTGATAAAGTCAGATTACACCCAGAG GTGATTGGAGCATTTGGGGAACCAATCAAGTGTTATGGTGAGACTACCCGTCGAGGGAGGCGGCAGCAAGTCAG TCATTTGGAGTACCTGAAGGACGgagtgaagcacatgagacttaGGTTTTACATTGAAGGCGCCGAACCAGGTCTCAAAGGAACTGTACATTCAGAATCAAAAGAG